The following coding sequences lie in one Arachis ipaensis cultivar K30076 chromosome B05, Araip1.1, whole genome shotgun sequence genomic window:
- the LOC107641138 gene encoding uncharacterized protein LOC107641138: protein MATNNSHGLPNSCAPPSVLMNSFERRVMADLEDIKRANNSIREEQILLKSMIERINSIYVKPELKENERLLKNTKTNPITTPHKTCKITENIKKSDSKSIFNMDVDSNICLDVSDDEDDAMELDRTTITRQDPRKVAVQRSIPSIKRQKLSPQPNGKGKAKPLSKPWFPGPGERITRFQNRVEAFRGVQRPRRMSTSEMGAQESRGEAVRASSTPVAARVHAESKPLSIFGQQNLVVQKKPKGITTYFKVGGEINLTKGQVEMFAYVFDPDLLPSEHIVKIGGSSATRQELFCLSPDHTITVKIMELWARKCTWEQRIITLKTTWCLPPSFSVDVFQHLQIEELIDKYDDYMGKYPSLEYIYIPIQDNEHWHLMVMSLEPKIVFHLDSNLPRERKEPRTESTNTLAVVLSHIISSAHFEACPFEHGDFSGGWSSQTIEVVHDVQPPPTCQSALWVLSWLHMEYSFNPKIPPKVVPQPFYFLCVFAAFSLVTS, encoded by the exons ATGGCAACCAATAATAGCCATGG TTTACCCAACTCATGTGCACCACCAAGTGTTCTGATGAACTCCTTTGAGAGAAGAGTTATGGCTGATTTAGAG GACATCAAAAGAGCTAACAATAGTATACGAGAGGAACAAATTCTATTGAAGTCCATGATTGAACGCATAAATTCCATTTATGTCAAGCCTGAGTTGAAGGAGAATGAAAGACTTCTGAAAAACACCAAGACCAATCCTATCACCACCCCTCATAAGACATGCAAAATTAcggaaaatatcaaaaagagtgACAGCAAGTCAATATTTAATATGGATGTGGACTCAAATATATGTCTTGATGTGtcagatgatgaggatgatgcCATGGAACTAGATCGAACAACCATAACCCGCCAAGATCCACGCAAAGTTGCTGTCCAACGGAGCATTCCCTCTATCAAACGCCAGAAACTGTCACCCCAGCCAAATGGAAAAGGGAAGGCGAAACCACTATCAAAGCCATGGTTCCCTGGACCTGGTGAAAGGATAACCAGGTTCCAAAATAGGGTTGAG GCGTTCAGAGGTGTACAACGACCACGCCGTATGTCAACTTCTGAAATGGGTGCACAAGAATCCCGTGGAGAAGCAGTACGAGCATCAAGCACGCCAGTTGCTGCACGTGTACACGCAGAATCGAAACCGCTATCTATTTTTGGACAGCAAAATTTGGTAGTGCAGAAGAAACCAAAG GGAATAACAACTTATTTTAAAGTGGGTGGCGAGATTAACTTGACTAAGGGACAAGTAGAGATGTTTGCATATGTTTTTGATCCGGATTTATTACCAAG TGAGCACATTGTAAAGATAGGAGGCTCGTCCGCAACACGTCAAGAACTTTTTTGCTTGAGCCCGGATCATACAATTACTGTCAAG ATTATGGAGCTTTGGGCTAGGAAATGTACTTGGGAGCAAAGAATCATTACTCTGAAGACAACTTGGTGCCTTCCTCCCTCTTTTTCA GTTGATGTATTTCAACATCTCCAAATAGAAGAGTTAATTGATAAATATGACGATTATATGGGAAAATACCCTTCACTTGAATAT ATTTATATACCCATTCAAGATAATGAACACTGGCATCTAATGGTCATGAGTTTAGAACCAAAAATTGTGTTCCATTTGGACTCCAACTTGCCCCGTGAGCGCAAGGAACCAAGAACTGAATCTACTAACACTCTG GCTGTTGTTTTGTCCCATATTATTTCTTCAGCACACTTTGAGGCTTGTCCTTTTGAACATGGTGACTTTTCTGGTGGCTGGTCTTCCCAAACAATTGAAGTGGTTCACGATGTGCAACCTCCTCCAACATGCCAGTCTGCCTTATGGGTACTAAGCTGGTTGCATATGGAATATTCATTTAATCCTAAGATACCACCAAAGGTTGTACCTCAACCATTTTATTTCCTATGTGTTTTTGCTGCATTCTCTCTAGTGACCTCTTAA